From Aedes albopictus strain Foshan chromosome 1, AalbF5, whole genome shotgun sequence, one genomic window encodes:
- the LOC134291694 gene encoding uncharacterized protein LOC134291694: MSDVQNFKYFCENCSIRGTLVANTVDLVDDEVKQLKQTVQQLSAEIEKLKAELESVRSTNKKQHDRIQSKLNSADQRDGQCASQTALINDIGKKLEVIELLLDLLDIGYDKLFVLGDFNINVASTQPTLNHVALTRINATFNLSVLPTGPTRITEQTATTIDLMITDSSDSVIKSKTCTGNTISDHEVVYLLARIKVRRSASQTIRIRNFRAIDPVQLQADFQTIDFQPFYESEDTTVKADLLTTELQELVERHAPERTIVVRDKHTPWITETIKQAIALRNMAYVLYSRNPNRARGNEQWLDYQRKRDRANSLIFAAKKRYAELHFDHNLPAKKLWSNLRREGIHNNAKKDTPTEGLDANELNRFFSDGHRLLQNAGQAQASTAPLHRSAIDRGIPEFNFRQTDNEEICRKIYDIQTNAAGSDKVPISFIKLLCPFILPHLSHLYNSIIESKSFPANWKKAIITPIPKQPNPILPKDFRPISVLPAISKVLEKILLSQITEHLDNPNAPLLARFQSGYRKRYSTTTALTKVVHDVYMNLDNDLCTVMVLVDFSLAFNCVSHEILGNKLRREFFFSQAACDLISSFLIRRKQSVRLGGVVSGERDIVDGTPQGSCLSALLFSMYINSLPLSLKCNYHLYADDLQVYISGPASEIDRLVREINIDLEAISRWADANRLAPNPQKTQAIIFNKSRPIMPQTNIIFCGEVVPLSTEVTNLGLKLDRCLSWSHQVNDVVLRTYNVLRTFRRFASVLSLATRRKLVQAVVMPIFMYADVVYYPGLSVALKERLHRCFKSAIRFVYNLRQRETTAAVRNSILGVDLPSNYRLRICCFMRQAYCGNLPDYIEEHLQRGQQQRTRCFIIPRHTTTSGKSVLVYGATYWNGLPNDVKQKPTLSSFKMSTKRLV, translated from the exons ATGAGTGATGTACAGAACTTCAAATACTTCTGCGAGAACTGTTCCATCCGCGGAACACTAGTCGCCAACACCGTTGATCTTGTCGACGATGAGGTGAAACAGTTGAAGCAGACCGTTCAACAACTGTCCGCGGAAATAGAAAAACTAAAAGCAGAACTCGAATCCGTTAGATCAACAAATAAGAAGCAGCATGACCGGATCCAGAGCAAGCTCAATAGTGCTGACCAACGTGACGGTCAATGTGCTTCCCAAACAGCACTGATCAACGATATCGGTAAAAAGCTCGAGGTCATCGAG CTACTGTTGGACCTCCTCGATATCGGATACGACAAGCTTTTCGTATTAGGCGATTTCAACATCAATGTGGCTTCAACTCAACCTACGCTTAACCATGTAGCACTAACCCGCATAAACGCTACGTTTAATCTATCAGTGCTTCCTACTGGACCTACACGTATTACCGAGCAAACTGCAACTACTATCGACCTGATGATCACGGACTCTTCAGATTCGGTAATCAAATCGAAGACCTGTACCGGTAACACCATTTCGGACCACGAAGTGGTTTACTTGCTAGCAAGAATTAAAGTGCGAAGATCCGCTTCCCAAACCATACGCATCCGAAACTTCCGTGCTATAGACCCTGTACAACTGCAGGCCGACTTCCAAACTATTGATTTCCAACCGTTTTACGAATCTGAAGACACGACGGTAAAGGCGGATTTGCTCACAACTGAGCTGCAGGAGTTGGTCGAGCGCCATGCACCTGAACGCACTATCGTAGTACGGGACAAGCATACGCCCTGGATTACTGAAACCATCAAACAAGCCATTGCACTGAGGAATATGGCTTACGTTCTCTATTCGCGTAATCCAAATAGAGCCAGAGGGAATGAACAATGGTTGGACTATCAACGTAAACGAGACAGAgccaattcactcattttcgctgCAAAGAAGCGTTACGCCGAACTGCATTTTGACCATAACTTACCTGCGAAAAAGTTGTGGTCCAATCTGAGGAGAGAAGGGATCCATAACAACGCCAAAAAGGATACACCGACCGAAGGATTAGACGCAAACGAACTGAATAGGTTCTTCAGTGACGGCCATCGCCTGCTGCAAAACGCAGGGCAAGCTCAGGCATCCACAGCACCACTCCACCGTTCAGCGATCGACCGAGGTATACCTGAGTTCAATTTTCGACAAACGGACAACGAGGAAATCTGCAGGAAAATATATGATATACAGACGAACGCAGCAGGATCTGATAAAGTGCCGATTTCCTTCATCAAGTTGCTCTGTCCGTTCATCCTTCCTCATCTCTCCCATTTGTACAACTCAATAATCGAATCCAAATCCTTCCCGGCTAACTGGAAAAAAGCAATCATCACTCCCATTCCAAAACAACCAAACCCTATTCTGCCCAAAGATTTTCGTCCAATCAGTGTCCTACCTGCGATTTCCAAAGTGTTGGAGAAAATACTGTTGTCGCAAATAACAGAACATCTCGACAATCCCAATGCACCTCTACTGGCAAGATTTCAATCAGGCTACAGGAAAAGGTACAGTACAACGACTGCTCTCACCAAAGTTGTACACGACGTGTACATGAATCTTGATAACGATCTCTGCACGGTTATGGTTCTTGTGGACTTTTCTCTCGCCTTCAATTGCGTTAGCCACGAAATTTTGGGTAACAAACTCCGACGCGAGTTCTTCTTCTCTCAGGCAGCTTGCGACTTGATTTCATCATTCTTAATACGCCGAAAGCAGTCAGTGCGCCTAGGAGGTGTGGTATCTGGTGAGAGGGATATCGTCGACGGTACACCTCAGGGATCCTGTCTTAGCGCGTTGCTTTTTAGCATGTACATTAATAGTTTGCCTTTGTCCCTCAAATGCAACTACCATCTGTATGCCGATGACCTGCAAGTCTACATTTCCGGTCCAGCTTCCGAAATCGACAGACTTGTACGCGAGATCAACATTGACCTTGAGGCAATATCTCGCTGGGCCGATGCAAACCGACTAGCTCCCAATCCACAGAAGACTCAAGCGATCATTTTCAACAAGTCAAGACCAATTATGCCACAGACCAACATAATCTTCTGTGGAGAAGTCGTTCCGTTATCCACCGAAGTAACAAACCTTGGGCTTAAACTGGATCGCTGCCTATCATGGTCTCATCAAGTGAACGATGTAGTCCTGAGAACGTACAATGTGTTGCGTACATTTCGTCGGTTCGCCTCGGTGCTCTCATTAGCGACTCGACGAAAGCTCGTTCAAGCGGTAGTGATGCCCATCTTCATGTATGCTGATGTCGTATACTACCCAGGACTATCTGTAGCTCTCAAGGAGCGACTGCACAGATGCTTCAAATCTGCAATACGTTTTGTGTATAACCTTCGCCAGCGAGAAACAACTGCAGCGGTTCGGAACTCAATTCTTGGAGTCGACTTGCCATCCAACTATCGGCTCCGAATATGCTGCTTCATGCGACAGGCGTACTGCGGGAATCTACCGGATTACATCGAGGAACACCTACAACGAGGACAGCAGCAGCGAACTCGCTGTTTCATCATTCCCCGGCATACAACCACCAGTGGGAAGAGTGTGCTGGTGTATGGAGCTACCTACTGGAATGGTCTGCCAAACGATGTCAAACAGAAACCAACATTGTCTTCCTTCAAAATGTCAACTAAAAGATTAGTTTAA